The nucleotide sequence GCTTAGAAATAAATGacagaaatatttctaaagatgATCCAAAGGATGCTCTTGCTCACAATTGATCTAGATTACTACATTAAGATTtactattattgtattattattactatatctacattccttttaaaaatctacCACTATTACTTTACAAAACCATCTGTAAATAAGTATTTTGTATTCCtgcaagaataaaattacgaatcATTAATCGTGTATGTAATATTTCTACCATTATCATTAGAATCATGATAGTTTCATAACATAAATACGGATTATGAATACACGTTATGtctcgtaaaaaatttttattcttgaatatagaaaaattttgtgtGCCACTGTTTCTCGTTATATACGATACAAaatcctaatacaaaatcaaaatttctgatagtaaaaaaaaaaaatagattcgacaaataaatcttcaaataatatcgtttttaaacttagaatgttttaaaattccttCCTACTCCCTTTACAAGGTTTTAAATTTCACCGCTATCGTCGAGCGGTGTCTCGCGTCAAAACATTCATGTTAGATATCAGGGCATACCATATTTTGTAACATCGTCATcctaaagatataatataaaatcgagaATGTaacatctatattttttacattaatggTTAAGACACATTgtagctttaaaaaaaaataatgaaaatatattctattgttCTATATCGCATTTATGATTGTGCTctaagaggaagaaaagaagaacaaataatagaaaaaagacagagataagataaaaatttagaaatcagCACCATCTCTTGAGTACTTTTGAAAGGATTAGAATTTCTTTAGAATTCAAAAGATGGCGCAGACCATCGATTCTTATCCTATCTTTCTCTTTAACTAGCTATTTTCTGAACttgtacatattatttaataatataatactcttAAATCtagtttaatcattttaaaatttagtaaaattaagttttaagtttccaatcattattaatgctataattattttctatactgAAACGGATATGTCTTATTATATAAcgcttataataaaaatattcgtattttaaataatacttgaaatttaaattcattacaattactatttaaatattcgtaaaataagtagtttaaagattttttttagcttctagtttatttttttttttttattttcacaaaatttcacattggatataatatatattttatttctaattatataaagaattacatatgaaaattaatttaaaataatcgttattttctaatttctaatcaatatttatagtaCGTAATGATATCattcacaattttaatattggcaacgaataaaaataaactagcTATCCAAATATACGTAAAAGTATTCAATCCTTTGAATTCCAATAAATATGCAGCTAATAACCAAATGCTTTGACTAAGGATCCAAATAAAACATAGAAATAGTGATCTATAAATGCTTAATCCAAACCGTGAAAGACATAATggcaataaagataaataccAAAAAAAGTATTGTGATGTTAATACCGGATTATATGTTACTATTATCATGGCCTGTATAAACATTACAAATGgcaataaagatttatttgaatatttatatgataataataagagcAATATCAATTGCGGtaaaaacatgaaaattttttcaattatattaagtgGATAATTAGCAGATAAATAtaacatgtaaaaataaacagaaaaattatgtttcgTATCTTTGCgtgtaatatgataaataaaactttcgtaaatatatttataaccatagaaatagtaattaatgattgttaaacaaataatcaaGGATATACAACTAATTACTAATTTTAACTGATTCTTGTTTggtataaagtaatttttatctcgaagggaaaaatatatagatatactaaatattataGGATATAATCTAAAATGGATTGATAAGGCATGAAATAAACCTGCTAAAAcgaatttatctttcaaaaataaatataaagttagcATAATTAAAAAGACTGTCACAGTGTCTGCATTTCCTCTGGTTGAAATTACGATCGTGAAAGGATTATAGAGCCATATAAAGGTACATGTATGTTGCttattagaattttgtaaaattaagattttttttatcaaaatggttaccaaaatatcaacaaaagaaaataagatttttccaaaattttcatttatgaaaatatttggcGTTAAAAGCAAAGCCAATAATGGTGTATAACGATATGTATCTCGCTCAAATGGAGATGATCCTTCTGTTATATATCGTGCAGCATCGGTAAATACCTTATAATCCACATCAGTGTATGGAACACTGAAAGTTTTATcatgataatttgaataaaaaactaaAGTAACCCTAAGTAAGAAACCTAATATACAATGTGTcttaaatgataattcattcattttgaagttttaaatatatcttttaacattaaataaaattctacttttctgtttttataatcttatattattttttgcagcAGCTTTCATTAAACATGCCTTAAATTccttaaattcattttcacaaTCATCTTTTCGTAAGTTGGATTTTGCCAATACACATGCAGCATATTTAGCTCCAGATTCGTGGCATTGTGCAACAATAATAGGATACTTTCTAAATCGTTCTTTTGCCTTTTTTACTGCTTCCATTTTTaactacatat is from Apis mellifera strain DH4 linkage group LG2, Amel_HAv3.1, whole genome shotgun sequence and encodes:
- the LOC725491 gene encoding GPI mannosyltransferase 1 isoform X1; translated protein: MNELSFKTHCILGFLLRVTLVFYSNYHDKTFSVPYTDVDYKVFTDAARYITEGSSPFERDTYRYTPLLALLLTPNIFINENFGKILFSFVDILVTILIKKILILQNSNKQHTCTFIWLYNPFTIVISTRGNADTVTVFLIMLTLYLFLKDKFVLAGLFHALSIHFRLYPIIFSISIYFSLRDKNYFIPNKNQLKLVISCISLIICLTIINYYFYGYKYIYESFIYHITRKDTKHNFSVYFYMLYLSANYPLNIIEKIFMFLPQLILLLLLSYKYSNKSLLPFVMFIQAMIIVTYNPVLTSQYFFWYLSLLPLCLSRFGLSIYRSLFLCFIWILSQSIWLLAAYLLEFKGLNTFTYIWIASLFLFVANIKIVNDIITYYKY